Proteins from a single region of Weeksella virosa DSM 16922:
- the tatA gene encoding twin-arginine translocase TatA/TatE family subunit, producing the protein MFRQFGATEIIIILVIVLLLFGGKKIPELMKGLGSGIKEFKNATKEEDKNIDPDKKES; encoded by the coding sequence ATGTTTAGACAGTTTGGTGCTACAGAAATTATAATTATTCTTGTGATTGTTCTTTTGTTATTTGGTGGGAAAAAAATCCCTGAATTGATGAAAGGCTTAGGTTCTGGTATAAAAGAATTTAAGAACGCAACGAAAGAAGAAGACAAGAACATTGATCCTGATAAAAAGGAGAGCTAA
- a CDS encoding DUF4254 domain-containing protein, with translation MTFTEKAWNIFNQSIADYHQHDDVNRTIENPYSKDDLIEHLLYKKNWIDTVQWHLEDIIRDPAIDPEEALRLKRWIDKSNQERTDMVEYIDSWFLDKYKDVVVSPNAKINTESPAWAIDRLSILSLKVYHMQQEVNREDASEDHKFICQSKLDVLQLQHQDLSTAIEELIDDIAKGIKYMKVYKQMKMYNDESLNPVLYQQKK, from the coding sequence ATGACTTTTACAGAAAAAGCTTGGAACATATTTAACCAAAGTATTGCAGATTATCATCAACACGATGATGTGAATAGAACCATCGAAAATCCGTACAGTAAAGATGATTTGATTGAGCATTTGTTGTATAAAAAAAACTGGATCGATACAGTTCAATGGCATTTAGAAGATATCATTCGAGATCCAGCAATTGATCCAGAAGAAGCATTGCGTTTAAAACGTTGGATAGACAAGTCGAACCAAGAACGTACAGATATGGTAGAATATATCGACTCTTGGTTTTTAGACAAATACAAAGACGTTGTGGTGAGCCCAAATGCAAAAATTAATACAGAATCACCTGCTTGGGCAATCGATCGGTTATCCATTCTATCGCTCAAAGTTTATCATATGCAGCAAGAGGTAAACAGAGAAGATGCGAGTGAAGATCACAAATTTATTTGCCAAAGTAAATTAGATGTACTACAACTTCAACATCAGGACCTGAGTACAGCAATCGAAGAATTAATCGATGATATTGCAAAAGGCATCAAATACATGAAAGTGTATAAGCAAATGAAAATGTACAATGACGAAAGTTTGAATCCTGTATTGTATCAACAAAAGAAATAA
- a CDS encoding cystathionine gamma-synthase, which yields MKFNTKTIHGGQQHDPSTGAVNPPIYQTSTFAQQSPGKHKGYEYARGENPTRTALENSLASIESGVAGFAFGSGLAAIDGILKLFSPGDEIIAMDDLYGGSYRLFTRVYSNYGLKFHFVDMTNVDAIVDLMNDNTKMIWIETPTNPLMKVVDIEAVSKATKAKNANVLVAVDNTFASPYLQRPIELGADIVMHSATKYLGGHSDLVAGAVIVNSKELAEKVHFNLFATGGILGPQDSYLVLRGIKTLAVRMDRHCENGMKIAEFLVQHPKVDKVYYPGLSNHPQHEIAKKQMKAFGGMVTFTLKSGKQEDAFKLLENLKVFTLAESLGGVESLANHPATMTHASIPAEKRAEIGITDDLIRLSVGIEDIDDLIEDLTNVFALI from the coding sequence ATGAAATTCAATACAAAAACAATACACGGAGGACAACAACACGATCCTTCTACAGGAGCGGTGAATCCTCCTATTTATCAGACCTCAACCTTTGCACAACAAAGTCCAGGAAAACACAAGGGATACGAATATGCACGTGGAGAAAACCCAACACGCACAGCTCTAGAAAACTCTTTGGCTTCGATAGAAAGCGGTGTGGCCGGTTTTGCATTTGGTTCTGGACTGGCTGCAATTGATGGTATTTTGAAGTTATTTTCTCCAGGAGACGAAATCATCGCCATGGACGATTTGTATGGAGGTTCTTATCGATTATTCACACGAGTTTATAGCAACTATGGCCTAAAATTCCATTTTGTGGATATGACCAATGTAGATGCGATTGTTGATTTGATGAACGACAACACCAAGATGATTTGGATAGAAACACCTACCAATCCTTTGATGAAAGTTGTGGATATTGAGGCTGTTTCGAAAGCTACAAAAGCAAAAAACGCAAACGTTCTAGTGGCTGTAGACAACACTTTTGCATCGCCATATTTACAACGTCCAATCGAGTTGGGCGCTGATATTGTTATGCATTCTGCGACCAAATATTTGGGCGGACATTCTGATTTGGTTGCTGGAGCTGTGATCGTAAATTCGAAAGAATTAGCAGAAAAAGTTCATTTTAATTTATTCGCTACGGGCGGTATTTTAGGTCCACAAGATTCGTATTTAGTACTACGCGGGATAAAAACATTGGCCGTTCGCATGGATCGTCATTGCGAAAACGGAATGAAAATTGCCGAGTTTTTGGTTCAACATCCGAAAGTAGACAAAGTGTATTATCCGGGTCTAAGCAATCATCCACAGCACGAAATTGCCAAAAAACAAATGAAAGCTTTTGGTGGAATGGTAACTTTCACATTAAAATCAGGTAAACAAGAAGATGCTTTTAAACTATTAGAGAACCTGAAAGTTTTCACCTTAGCTGAGTCTTTGGGTGGCGTAGAATCTTTGGCCAATCATCCTGCAACGATGACACACGCATCGATCCCAGCTGAAAAACGTGCTGAGATAGGAATCACAGATGATCTAATCCGCCTAAGTGTTGGTATTGAAGATATTGATGATTTGATTGAAGATTTAACCAATGTTTTCGCGTTGATTTAA